The DNA segment GCCCCTCGGAGACCCCCGGCAGTTCCGCCCGCTGGACCACCGTCATCCCGGCCAGTCGGGGAACCCACGCCTCCAAGGACTCCCGCTTCAGCTCGCGCTGGGCGTACAGGCCATCCGCGGAGCGGGCGGCGCCGGCGAGGCGGGCCAGTTGCTTGAAGGTCTTGGACGTGGCGACCACGTGATCGGGCGCGCCGAACCGGGTGAATTCGCCGACCGTACGGGCGATCTGCGCCCGGACGTGCCGCCGTAGCGCACGTATGTCCTCCGGCTCCGGCGGATCACCCGGCAGCCAGCCGGCCGTCAGCCGCCCCGCCCCCAGCGGCAGCGACGCCGCCGCGTCCGGCTCCTCGTCGATGCCGTACGCGATCTCCAGGGACCCGCCCCCGATGTCCAGCACCAGCAGCTTCCCGGCCGACCACCCGAACCACCGCCGCGCGGCGAGGAAGGTCAGCCGAGCCTCCTCCGCACCGGTGAGAACCTGCAGCTCAACGCCGGTCTCTTCCTTCACGCGGGCGAGCACGTCATCGGCGTTGGTGGCCTCCCGCACCGCGGACGTCGCGAACGGCAGCACCTCCTCGGCGCCCTTGTCCTCGGCGGCCTGCAGCGCCTCGTGGATGACGCCGATCAGCTTGTCGATGCCCTCGGGGCCGATGGCCCCGCTGTCGTCGAGGAGTTGGGCAAGGCGCAGTTCCGCCTTGTGCGAGTGCGCGGGCAGCGGGCGCGCGCCGGGGTGCGCATCCACCACCAGGAGATGCACCGTGTTGGATCCAACGTCGAGGACACCGAGTCTCATGTACGGAACGCTACTGCCACCTGGTCGATCCTCCGTCCTCGAAGCCGCAGGTACGGACGCCGTACCCTGGACCCGTGCCAAAGACGAAAAAGGCGAAGACTGACAAGACGGCCAAATCAGCCAAGGGTTCTTCGCAGGCGAAGGCAGCCACGAAGTCGAAGAAGCCCACGAAGTCCGAGAAGGCCTCCCAGGAACCGGACGAGAAGGGTCTGGACTTCGCACGCGCCTGGGTGGAGTTCCCGGATCCGGCGGACGACGAGCAGGTCTTCCGGTGTGATCTGACATGGCTGACCTCCCGCTGGAACTGCATCTTCGGCAGCGGCTGCCAGGGCATCCAGGCAGGCCGCGCTGACGACGGCTGCTGCACGCTGGGCGCGCACTTCTCGGACGAGGACGACGAGAAGCGGGTCGCCGAACATGTGGCGAGGCTCACGCCGGAGATCTGGCAGCACCATGACGAGGGCATGGAGCACGGCTGGATCTCCGAGGACGAGGACGGCGACCGCCAGACCCGCCCCTTCAACGGCTCGTGCATCTTCCAGAACCGCGCCGGCTTCGCGGGCGGCGCGGGCTGCTCGCTGCACATCCTCGCCCTCAAGGAGGGCCGCGAGCCGCTGGAGACCAAGCCGGACGTCTGCTGGCAGCTGCCGGTCCGGCGGACGTACGACTGGATCGACCGGCCCGACGACACCCGAGTGCTGCAGGTGTCGATCGGTGAGTACGACCGTCGCGGCTGGGGCCCGGGCGGCCACGACCTGCACTGGTGGTGCACCTCGGCGACGTCGGCGCACGGCGCGGGCGACCCGGTGTACGTGTCGTACCGGCCGGAGCTGATCGAACTGATGGGCAAGGCTGGCTACGACCGCCTGGTCGAGCTGTGCGAGGAGCGGCTGGCGTCGCAGCTGCCGTTGCTGGCACCGCATCCGGCGGATCCCGTCGGCTGACGGACCGGGCAGGGAGCGGCGGCTTACGACCCCGACGGGCTCGGATCGCCGCTCCCGCTCCCGCTGGGCGGCGGCGTCGAGCCCCCGGGCTCGGACGGGCCGGACTCGGACGGCTCGCCGGGTGTGTGCGGCGGGTCGGAGGGCGAGGTCGGCGGGTCGCTGGGCGTCGGGTCGGTCGGAGCCGGGGTCGTCGGCGTCGGATCGGGCCCCGAGGACGAGGGCGGCGGCTCGCTGGGGGTTCCGGGGTCGGTCGGATCGGTGGGGTGGGGGTTGCTGGGATACGGGCCGGGGCCCTGCCCCGGCCCGGAGGGGCTCGGTGCGGTGCCGTACCCCTCGATGGAGACGAGGGCACCGGCGGGTGAGATCGCCACCCGCGCGCTCCAGTACCCGGACGGCTCCTGCAGCTGGTCGACGTACACCTTGATCGTCAACGACTCACCGGGCGCCAGCGTTCCCGCCGACTGACTCAGATAGAGCCAGTGCGCGCCGGTACTCGCGGACCACCGCACCGGCGTACGCCCCGTCGCCCTGAGGGTGACGAGCGTGGTGTCGCCGCTGTTGCCGGCCGACACCTCCAGGCCGCCGACGCCCGCCCCGCGCGCGCCGCTGACGCTGACGACCTCCACGGAGACGTCCGGTCTGCCGCGGTCACCGAAACTGTCACCACGTCTGGTGCTCGCGTTGCCCGCGTTCTCGTAGCCGTCGCCCGCGGCCTCCCCGTCGAGGCTGCCGGGCCCCTGCGCCTCGCTCGCACTGGCCGAGCTGCCGTCGACGCCCTCGCCGGTCGGCGTGCCCCGGTAGGCGGCCCACAGGGCGATGACCGGGGCGGCGACGACGGTGGCGACGACCGTCGTCGTCACGGCACGCGCGCGTAGCCGGTCCCTGCGGGCGGCACGATCCTTCGGGTCCATCGGGAACCCGCGCCGGTCGAAGCGCGGCACGGCCACGCCCCGCGCGCGTGGGGCGTGCGCGAGGGCCATGTGCAGGGCCGCGCGGGGCGCCTGAAGGACGGGCAGTTCGGCGGGGGTGACGGCCGCGCCGGGCCACCGGCCGGGGATCGCGCGCTCGGCGGTACGGCGGCAGCGCGGGCAGTCGTCGACGTGCCGGACGAGTTCGCGGCGCAGAGCCGTGCCGAGCACGAGCTGGTTGTCGCCGGTAAGCCGGGCGACGCCCGGACAGGCGCCGGTCTCGACGACGGCGAGGGCCGCGCGCGTGCGCTCGACCTCGCAGGCGGCGGTGGCCAGCAGCTCGCGGGCTGCGGCCAGGTCCATGCCGAGGACGGCGGCGACCTCGTGGGTGGCGAGGTGGTGGCGTACGGCGAGTTCGAGGGCCTCGCGCTGCTCCGGGGTGGTGCCGGCGGCCTCCGGCCAGGCCAGCAGGGCCAGTTCGCGGCGCCGCTGCTCCTGGACCTCCTCGGAGACGGCGGGTCGGTTGGCCTGTGTTCCCGCCTGCCGATGGGCGCCGGTCCGGCCCGCCGCGTGGCTGCCCTGACGTTTCTGCTTGGCCTCGGCCAGCTTGCGCAGGCACGCCCAGCGGGCCAGCGCGTACAGCCAGGGCCGTCGGTCCGCCGCGGCCTCCGGCACGCGCTGCCCGCGTCGTTCGGCGAGCGCGAGGACATCGCCGAGGGCGGCGGTCGCGGTGTCGTGGTCGCACAGCACGGACAGGCAGTAGGTGAACAGCCCGTCCAGATACGGCTCGTAGCGCGCGGGCGTCCGCTGCGCCACCGTACGCGCCGCCGCACGGTCGCGCGCCTCCCGATGCGCCCGGTGCGCGCCGGCCGTGCGGGTCGAGGTCTCCGGGCTGCTGCTCATCATTGGTGGACCGTAGGCGGCCCCGGGTGGCGCCTTCTCCCTGCTTGAGCAGTTTTACTCCGTACGGGTGAAACGATCCCTCAATAGGGGACAGGGGCGCCGGATTCCGTGGTTTGTGCATGACGAGAAGGCCCCGAGCAGGCATTGCGCCGGCCCGAAGCGGCTGTGCGCAGCCGTACGGCGTTGTCAGTGGGCTCGGTTACGGTTCATCGCATGGCTGCCCGTACCAAGTCCACGAAGGACCGCCCGTCCTACCGCTGCACCGAGTGCGGCTGGCAGACGGCCAAGTGGCTCGGCCGCTGCCCCGAGTGCCAGGCCTGGGGGACGGTCGAGGAGTACGGCGCGCCCGCGGTCCGCACGACGACACCGGGGCGGGTGACGACGTCCGCGCTGCCGATCGGGCAGGTCGACGCACGGCAGGCCACCGCGCGGCCCACCGGCGTGCCCGAGCTCGACCGGGTGCTCGGCGGCGGGCTGGTGCCCGGCGCCGTCGTCCTCGTCGCGGGCGAGCCCGGCGTCGGCAAGTCCACGCTGCTGCTGGACGTGGCGGCCAAGTCGGCGAGCGACGAACACCGCACGCTGTATGTCACCGGCGAGGAGTCGGCGAGCCAGGTGCGGCTGCGCGCCGACCGCATCGGCGCCATCGACGACCACCTGTATCTCGCGGCCGAGACCGATCTGGCCGCCGTGCTCGGCCACTTGGACGCGGTGAAGCCGTCACTGCTCATCATGGACTCGGTGCAGACCGTGGCCTCCCCGGAAATCGACGGTGCACCCGGCGGCATGGCACAGGTCCGGGAGGTCGCCGGCGCCCTGATCCGGGTCTCCAAGGAACGCGGGATGTCCACGCTCCTTGTCGGGCACGTCACAAAAGACGGGGCGATCGCCGG comes from the Streptomyces sp. NBC_00443 genome and includes:
- a CDS encoding Ppx/GppA phosphatase family protein → MRLGVLDVGSNTVHLLVVDAHPGARPLPAHSHKAELRLAQLLDDSGAIGPEGIDKLIGVIHEALQAAEDKGAEEVLPFATSAVREATNADDVLARVKEETGVELQVLTGAEEARLTFLAARRWFGWSAGKLLVLDIGGGSLEIAYGIDEEPDAAASLPLGAGRLTAGWLPGDPPEPEDIRALRRHVRAQIARTVGEFTRFGAPDHVVATSKTFKQLARLAGAARSADGLYAQRELKRESLEAWVPRLAGMTVVQRAELPGVSEGRAGQLLAGALVAEGAMDLFGVETLEVCPWALREGVILRKLDHLSVG
- a CDS encoding BACON domain-containing protein, whose translation is MMSSSPETSTRTAGAHRAHREARDRAAARTVAQRTPARYEPYLDGLFTYCLSVLCDHDTATAALGDVLALAERRGQRVPEAAADRRPWLYALARWACLRKLAEAKQKRQGSHAAGRTGAHRQAGTQANRPAVSEEVQEQRRRELALLAWPEAAGTTPEQREALELAVRHHLATHEVAAVLGMDLAAARELLATAACEVERTRAALAVVETGACPGVARLTGDNQLVLGTALRRELVRHVDDCPRCRRTAERAIPGRWPGAAVTPAELPVLQAPRAALHMALAHAPRARGVAVPRFDRRGFPMDPKDRAARRDRLRARAVTTTVVATVVAAPVIALWAAYRGTPTGEGVDGSSASASEAQGPGSLDGEAAGDGYENAGNASTRRGDSFGDRGRPDVSVEVVSVSGARGAGVGGLEVSAGNSGDTTLVTLRATGRTPVRWSASTGAHWLYLSQSAGTLAPGESLTIKVYVDQLQEPSGYWSARVAISPAGALVSIEGYGTAPSPSGPGQGPGPYPSNPHPTDPTDPGTPSEPPPSSSGPDPTPTTPAPTDPTPSDPPTSPSDPPHTPGEPSESGPSEPGGSTPPPSGSGSGDPSPSGS